In one Arachis duranensis cultivar V14167 chromosome 9, aradu.V14167.gnm2.J7QH, whole genome shotgun sequence genomic region, the following are encoded:
- the LOC127741688 gene encoding putative F-box/LRR-repeat protein 9 gives MEAEFQRRLFAPESPSSFIWYTNPLLRRPHQERQEQKSSRNWLHLPVELILIIFEKLGAIEVLTSVQRVCMLWRTICKDPYTWRVINMRVVGFPKFMDYQLSSLCRRTIERSCGLLVDISIDYFATKYLLNHIANSCGSRLRRLRLYKCDYARISKRVLRDSAKKFPLLEELEVTNCHCILPIYLESLGQACPLLKTFKFSHHRQYCYDHISSCHLLAGNEYAYAIARSMPQLRHLQLVESNLDYDGLHAILNGCPHLKSLDLRHCINLDLKRKIIIEMLQGRIKDFRLPILGASTIDYEFCSLLPCEEAMKNWNFNILVEKWQRFQDEKIAKLDLVVKYEDEEVWEDVDMTWVTMKNRRRQRRESTKKFKTLQRSRRKKERLPYPKGRNTEKRQVRLTSEACVLERNYNYYSED, from the exons ATGGAAGCGGAATTCCAACGCCGCTTGTTTGCACCAGAATCGCCTTCATCATTCATTTGGTATACGAATCCATTATTGCGCCGCCCCCACCAAGAGCGCCAAGAACAGAAGAGTAGTAGAAACTGGCTCCATCTTCCGGTGGAACTCATTCTTATCATCTTCGAGAAGCTCGGAGCCATAGAGGTTCTCACCAGTGTCCAGCGAGTGTGCATGCTCTGGCGGACCATCTGCAAGGATCCGTACACGTGGCGCGTGATCAACATGCGCGTCGTGGGGTTTCCCAAATTCATGGACTACCAATTGAGTTCGCTGTGCCGCCGTACCATCGAACGCAGCTGCGGTCTCTTGGTGGACATAAGTATTGACTATTTTGCTACCAAGTATCTCCTCAACCACATCGCTAATTC TTGTGGAAGTCGTCTTCGGCGTTTACGACTTTACAAGTGCGACTACGCACGCATATCAAAAAGAGTGTTGCGTGACTCGGCTAAGAAGTTTCCTTTGCTTGAGGAGCTTGAAGTTACCAATTGCCACTGTATTCTCCCGATTTATTTAGAATCTTTGGGTCAAGCTTGCCCTCTTCTAAAAACCTTCAAATTCAGCCACCACCGACAGTATTGTTATGATCACATTTCTTCTTGTCACCTCCTCGCCGGTAATGAATATGCATATGCTATTGCACGAAGCATGCCACAATTACGCCATCTCCAACTTGTTGAAAGCAATTTGGATTATGATGGTTTGCATGCTATTCTTAACGGTTGTCCACATCTGAAATCTCTAGATTTACGTCACTGTATCAACcttgatttgaaaagaaaaataataatagaaatgtTGCAAGGAAGAATCAAGGATTTTAGACTTCCAATTTTAGGTGCATCAACAATTGACTATGAGTTTTGTTCTTTACTACCTTGTGAAGAGGCAATGAAGAATTGGAATTTTAACATTTTAGTAGAGAAATGGCAGAGGTTTCAAGATGAAAAAATAGCCAAACTTGACTTAGTAGTAAAATATGAAGACGAGGAGGTTTGGGAGGATGTTGATATGACATGGGTCACtatgaaaaatagaagaaggCAAAGGCGAGAGAGtactaaaaaattcaaaacgcTTCAAAGATCTCGCCGGAAAAAAGAACGCCTACCGTATCCAAAGGGAAGAAACACGGAGAAAAGGCAAGTAAGATTGACCTCAGAAGCATGTGTTTTGGAGAggaattacaattattattcTGAAGATTGA